TTCTACTCGCGTGTCTACAACTTGATGGTGCGTACGTTGCTCGGCACAGAGGTGCGGGATGTGGATTGCGCGTTGAAGGTGTTCCATCGTGATGTCGTCAAAGACCTGCAGATCACTGGCAGCGGGTTCCTAGTGAATTCCGAACTGCTGGTGCAAGCGAAGCAGCAGGGCCGCAACTTGGTTGAGGTTGGCGTCTCCCATCGCCCGCGCACCGCCGGCGAGAGCACGGTGTCGATCCACCACATCCCCAAGGTCCTCGCGAGTTTGGCACGGTACTGGTGGAACCAGGTTCAGTTTCCCGCGTCATCCGCCCCCTTAGCGAACGACAAAACGAAGCAGCACAAAGGTGCGCGACTGGGAGCAATCGCGAGTCTCACCGGTGGATGGGACTACACGCTTGTGCTGCAAATTTCGTTGTTGATTCTTGCGGCAATCTTCATGTTCACGAACTTGAGTTACCCGCTCATTGATCGTGATGAAACTCGCTACGCCGAGATTCCCCGTGAGATGCTAGCGACAGGCAATTGGGTGTTGCCGCAATTGAACTTTCACACGTATTACGACAAGCCTCCGCTACTATATTGGCTGTGTGCGGTTAGCTTTCAACTATTTGGAGTGAGCGAGTTCGCGGCCCGACTCGTGCCTGCCGTGGCGGCGTTGTCTACGATGGCCGCGACGATGTGGTTTGGCACACGCAACTTCGGTAAGCGTATAGGCTTATTAACCGGTGTGGTTCTGATGCTGTCGGTTGGCTTTGCATTCACGAGCCGCTACTTGCTACTTGACGGCGTGTTGACGCTGTTTGTTTCGCTGTCGCTATTTTCCGCATACGAAGCAATTAAGACGAGACAGCTCGATCTCCGCTGGTGGACTCTGTCGGGTGCATTTGTTGGGATCGCATTCATGACCAAAGGTCCGCTTGCCATCGTTCTGTGGTTGCCGCCGGTGATGGCGATGGCCTGGCTATCGGAATCGTTTGCGAAACCAAGGTGGCGACACTATGGGATCGTCGCAGCGGTGGCATCTACCATCATTCTGCCGTGGTTTATCTCGGTCAGCCTGTACGACGCGAGCTTCGTAAAAGAATTCCTGATCACACATAACGTGCGGCGATTCGCGGGTGAGTTTCATCCCAAACCCATTTGGTACTTCATTCCTGTGTTGTTGATTGCGGGACATCCCTGGTCATTTTTGACGATCCCGTACCTGCGATTTTTGTTTGGTCGTCGACAAACCTTTCGGGATGCTCGCCCCCCACTGATCGGATTTCTGTTGCTTTGGTGTACGTGGCTATTCGCATTCTTCTCGCTCTCAAGTTGCAAGTTACCGACATATCTTCTGCCGGCCGCACCCGCCCTGGCGTTGATGTTTGCACATTACTTGGATCAGCTACTCCACGAATCCTCTGAATCCACTGACCATTGGTTTGCCCGTTTCTGGTCGGCCCGATCAGCCACAGCGACAACCTGCCTTGCGGGGTTTGGATTTGTGATTTTTGTGGTGCTAACCCAGCATAATGTTTCGGTCGGCACCTATTTGTGGGCCATGTTCTGGACCAGTCTCTTGATGTCATCGCTGTTGTTGCTCAGTGATCGCCACCAAGCGAAGTTCGCATGGATTACGTCGTCTGTCGTAGCATTCTTGTTTGCGGTGATGGTCATGCACCATATGGTTCCATCCTACAGCCGTTCGCGGACGCTGTTTGGCAATTCTTCGCCACTGAACGAGCAATTGGCGGTATCCACAGTGCCCGCCATCGCGACACTCGAACACGAGTTTTCAGGAGTACCGTTTTATCTCAACCGCAGCAATATTTCCAATTTCGCGAACGCGGAGGATGCCAGATTTGGAGGATTCGTACGCGAGAACCCAAACTGCATCCTCATCGTGGAGCAGAAAGTAAGCGATGAGAAGATCCATAAGGCGCTGCCCCGTGGATCAGAGCTGACCATGATCGGCCAGCGTGGCCAAG
This genomic window from Allorhodopirellula heiligendammensis contains:
- a CDS encoding glycosyltransferase codes for the protein MHPLTSRSQSEHPSLSLVLPAWNECEIITTAIQEADEALRGITDTYEIIVVDDGSIDGTAELVQRVAETNPAVKLVRHSPNQGYGAALRSGFAAASMDLVGFTDADCQFDLTELDRFMLLSQRYDVVCGYRIDRKDTPLRCFYSRVYNLMVRTLLGTEVRDVDCALKVFHRDVVKDLQITGSGFLVNSELLVQAKQQGRNLVEVGVSHRPRTAGESTVSIHHIPKVLASLARYWWNQVQFPASSAPLANDKTKQHKGARLGAIASLTGGWDYTLVLQISLLILAAIFMFTNLSYPLIDRDETRYAEIPREMLATGNWVLPQLNFHTYYDKPPLLYWLCAVSFQLFGVSEFAARLVPAVAALSTMAATMWFGTRNFGKRIGLLTGVVLMLSVGFAFTSRYLLLDGVLTLFVSLSLFSAYEAIKTRQLDLRWWTLSGAFVGIAFMTKGPLAIVLWLPPVMAMAWLSESFAKPRWRHYGIVAAVASTIILPWFISVSLYDASFVKEFLITHNVRRFAGEFHPKPIWYFIPVLLIAGHPWSFLTIPYLRFLFGRRQTFRDARPPLIGFLLLWCTWLFAFFSLSSCKLPTYLLPAAPALALMFAHYLDQLLHESSESTDHWFARFWSARSATATTCLAGFGFVIFVVLTQHNVSVGTYLWAMFWTSLLMSSLLLLSDRHQAKFAWITSSVVAFLFAVMVMHHMVPSYSRSRTLFGNSSPLNEQLAVSTVPAIATLEHEFSGVPFYLNRSNISNFANAEDARFGGFVRENPNCILIVEQKVSDEKIHKALPRGSELTMIGQRGQALIYRVHAPIAAHRIAQKKKVVQ